In the genome of Sphingopyxis sp. YF1, the window AGGTATTCGGGCTGCTTTTTACCCATTTCGCGATGGCGAACGATGACTTCGCCAAGGTCTCGACCGAGTTCGCCGCCCTTCCCGGCGCCGCGGGCTTCCTCGTGGCCGAGCTCGATGGCACCGCGATCACCCCCCTTGTTGCGCTGCATCCCGATACCCAGTTCGCGATCGGATCGACCTTCAAGCTTTACGTCCTGAACGAACTCGCGGCGCAGGTAGCCAGCGGAAAACGCAAATGGTCGGATGTCGTCCCGCTGTCGCACGCCAGCTTTTCCTCCGCGGGCACCGCCAACTGGCCGAAGGGCATGCCGGTCACGCTGCAGACGCTTGCCAACTGGATGATCTCGGTCAGCGACAACGGCGCCACCGACACGCTGATCCACCTTCTCGGACGCGAAAATATCGAAGCCCGAATGACAGCTACGGGACACAGCGCGCCATCGCGCAACATCCCTTTTCTGACGACGGTCGAGGCCTTTGCACTCAAGGGCAATAATTTCGCCGCCGAGCGCGCCGCCTTCATCGCGGGCGATGACGGTGCGCAGCGCAAGCTCATCGATACCAGTCGCGACCGGCTGGTCCTTGCGAACGTCGACGGCGTCAGCTTTTCCGGCGGCCCCCGCTTCATCGACAGCCTCGAATGGTTCGCGAGCCCGAACGATATCGCGCGGCTGATGCGCGATCTGCGCACGCGTGGATCGGAACCGATGATGGCCGCGATGGCGATCAACAACGGGGTCGGCCCGGGCGCGGGCGCCGCCTGGCGCTGGCTCGGCTACAAGGGCGGCTCCGAACTCGGGGTCATCTCGATGAGCCTGCTCGGCGAGCGCAAGTCCGACGGCAAGGTCTTTGTCGTCACCGCAAGCTGGAACAACCCCGAAGCCGAAGTCGCGACCGACACGATGGTCGGGCTGGTTACGCGGCTCTTGGCGCTGGCCGCGAAATGATGCGCCCGGCACTCTCGATTTTGTTTTCCCCGTATTTTCCGGGCCGTCAGGTGGGTCCACCTGACTTGAAAACACTCTAGGCGGTCAACGCAGCGACGAGCGCCTTGACCTTCGCCTGTCGCCATTGCGGTGTCGGCGCGACAAGCCAGTAGCCGCGCTTCGCGGCAAATGCTTCGCGCACCACACGCACCCGGCCCGACGCGATATCGGCTTCGGCGAGCATCGCGGGGACATTGGCCTGCCCCAACCCGTTCGCGGCCGCGTCGATCGCGAGCCCGGCGTCGCCGAGCCGCAACGCGGGTTCGCCGTCGTCGACCGGACACCCCGGCCAGGCAATGCGCGTATCGCTTTCGCTGCCCGGTCCAGCCACGGTGACCATCGTCGCCTCCGACAGCGCAACCCCTTCATGGTCGCCCGCGCCATCGGTCCAGAAGATTGCAAGGTCGAGGTTCGCCTCGGTAAAGTCGATCCCGCCGTCCGCCGACACAAGCGTGAAGCGCACGTCGGGGGCCTGCTGGCTGTAACGCGCGAGCCGCGGCGCCAGCCATTTGGCGGTCAGATCGCGCGGTGCCGCGATCGTCAGCGACTGCGAAGACTGCCCGGCCTGCATCGCACGCACCGATTCCTCGAACTGCAAAAAGCCCTGGCGCAGCGCGTCGAGCCCCGCATGCGCTTCGCCGGTGAGTTCGAGTCCCTTGGGGGTGCGGCGGAACAGCACGACCCCCAGCATATCCTCAAGCGCCCGAATCTGTTGCCCGACGGCGGCGGGGGTCACGGCCAGCTCGTCGGCGGCGCGGGTGAAGCTCAGGTGGCGGGCGGCCGCGTCGAACACGCGCAGCGCATTGAGCGGCAAATGGGTGCGTTTCATGGGGCGGTCGCAGGCATCTTCAGGGCAAAATGCGGAATGGCGACCAGCATGTGCGAGCCGTCGGCGGTTTCCATGTCATAGCTGCCGATCATCGACCCTTCGGGGGTCGGCAACGGACAGCCCGACACATAGTCATAAGCGCCACCGGGCTGAATCAGCGGCTGTTCGCCGACGACACCCTCGCCCTCGACCTCGCTCACCTGACCGTGGCCGTCGACGATACGCCAATGGCGGCTGATCAGTTGAACTGCGCCGTCGCCATGATTTTCGACCCGCACATGATAGGCCCAGAACCAGCGACCAAGCGACGGATGCGATTGTTCGGGCAAGTAGCTCACCGCGACGCGTACCGTCACGGTTCCGGTCGTTTCGGCGTAGGGAAAGAAGGAGTCGATCATCACCCTGCCAGAATCGCCTAAAGCCCGACCCTGGTCAATGCCTGGTCCAGATCGGCGATCACGTCGCGCGGATCCTCCAGCCCGATATTGATCCGCAACATGCCCTCGACCACTCCCATGTCGGCGCGAGCCTCAGCACTGACGCCGTAGTGGGTCGTCGAGGCAGGGTGACAGCAAAGGCTTCGAGAATCGCCGATATTGTTCGAAATATCGACCAGTTCGAGCGCGTTGAGGAAAGCCATCGCCTGTTCGCGTCCGCCATCGAGAATGAAGGAAAAGATCGGTCCGCAGGCTGCCATCTGGCTCATTGCCAGATTGTGCTGCGGATGGCTGGCGAGCCCCGGATGGAGCATTTGCGCGACGCGACCTTCGATGGCGCGCCCCACGGCGAGCGCATTCTCCGACTGGCGCCGCGCCCGCAGGTCGAGCGTCTCGAGCCCCTTCAGCACCACCCAGGCATTGAACGGCGAGAGGTTCGGCCCGGTGTTGCGCTGGAACGGAAGCAGAACATCGTTGATGAATTTCTCGGTTCCGCACACGGCACCGGCAAGGACACGCCCCTGCCCTTCCATCAGCTTAGTCGCCGAATAGGCCACGACGTCGGCACCGAAATCCATCGGGCGCTGGAGCACGGCGGTCGCAAAGGCATTGTCGACGACACTGGTAATGCCATGCGCCTTCGCCAGTCCGCAGACATGTTTCATGTCGACGATGTCCATCGTCGGATTGGCGGGAGTTTCGAAGAAAAAAACCTTGGTGTTCGGCTTGATCGCGCGCTCCCACGCGTCATTGTCTCGCCCGTCGACGACGGTGGTTTCGATCCCGAAGCGCGGACACAGATGATCGACGAGCCAGCGGCACGAACCGAACGCAGCCTTCGCCGCAACGACATGATCACCGGCGGACAATTGGCACAGCAGGGCGGTCGTCATCGCCGCCATGCCGGTCGCCTGGACGCGGCACGCCTCGGCACCCTCGATCAGCGCGATACGTTCCTCGAGCATCGCGACGGTCGGGTTCTGCAGGCGCGAATAGGTCATACCGGTTTCTTCGCCGGCAAAACGCGCCGCGACTTCCTCGGCGCTTTCATAGGTGTAGCCCGAGGTGAGGAAGAGCGCCTCCGACGTCTCGCCATGCTCGCTGCGCCACGTGCCGCCGCGCACCGCCTGCGTCGCGGGCTGCCATTGGCGCGTCTTGCTGCGATCGAAACCCGTCGTCTTCTTCATCATCTTATCCGTTCAAAGCCGAAACCACCGCATCGCCCAATGCCGTCGTTCCCATATTGCCCCCCAGATCGGCGCCGCGGCATCCGTCAGCCAGCACCCTGGCCACCGCCGCCTCGATCCGCGCCGCGCTCGACTCGTCGCCGCCCGAATGGCGCAGCAGCATCGCGAGCGACAATATCATCGCCAGCGGGTTGGCAACGCCCTTGCCCGCGATATCGGGTGCGCTGCCGTGGATCGGTTCGTACAACCCCTGCGTGCCCTCGCTCAGCGAAGCCGATGCGAGCAGCCCGATCGAGCCCACGCACATCGACGCCTGATCGGACAGGATGTCGCCAAACAGGTTCCCGGTAACGACGACGTCGAACTGGCCGGGGTTGCGCACGAGCTGCATCGCGGCGTTGTCGACATACATATGGGTGAGCGCCACGTCGGGATATTCGCGGGACACTTCGACAACGACGTCGCGCCAGAGCTGCGACGTCTCCAGCACATTCGCCTTGTCGACCGAGCACAGCCGCTTCTGCCGCCCTTGCGCCGCACGAAAAGCGACGTGCGCGATGCGTCGTACCTCACTCTCGCTATACGCCATGACGTCATAGCCTTCGCGCTCGCCGGTCGCGGTCGTGCGCGTGCCCTTTTCGCCGAAATAGACGTCGCCGTTGAGCTCGCGCACGATCAGCAAGTCGATCGCCGAGGCGACTTCGGGGCGCAATGCCGACGCATCCTCCAGCCCCGGAAACAGCTTGGCGGGACGCAGGTTCGCGAACAGCCCCAGTTCGGCGCGGAGACCGAGGATCGCCTGTTCGGGGCGCAGATGGCGTTCGACATTGTCGAAACGCGGGTCGCCGACCGCACCGAAAAGGATCGCGTCCGCAGCCCTGGCCTTTGCCAATGTCTCGGGAGGCAGCGGATGCCCGGTGGCTTCATAGGCCGCTCCGCCGACGAGTGCGCGGTCGAGCACGACAGGCAGCGCGAGTGCAGCCAGCACCTTTTCGGCCTCTGCCATGATCTCGGGACCGATGCCGTCGCCGGCCAGCAGCAGGATGTTCAATTCTCGCCCTTTCGTTTCCGAACGCCACGCGCTCGAAATACGCCGTCCGCCCCGATTTCTTTCGAAGGGCCGCTCTGCTCTGGCGCCGCCACGAATTAGGACGATGCTTCGACTAGCTCAGCACAAACGGAAAGGGCATACAGCCGTGGTGTGACGCTGCCCCTCTAGGCAGCACGGCCGCCTCACGCAACCGCCCTCTTGAGCCGCGCGATCAATCTTTCCCTCGTCACCAGCAAGTCATGATTGCGTCCGTCGAGCAGGTCGCGATCGAGGAAATGACCCGTGATCACCAGTCCGTCGAGCGCGTCGGGCAACGACGGATCGGGGTCGGCGCCGCGCAGGAACGGCGGCAGGCGAAACAGGCGTGCCTCGTAACCCGCGGCCGCCGCGATGCTGACCGCGCCGCCCGACCGGGGGCTGACGAAGGCGAGATCATGCGCCGCCCCGCTGGCCACGCACTGGTCGAGATCGAGCCCGAAACCGAGTTCGGCAAGCAAAAGCAGTTCGTAGCGTGCCAGCGCCGCCGCCCATTGCCGCGCCGCCGGTGCGACGCCGATCGCGTCGAGTAGCGCCGACAACGCGGCGTACAGCGCGGGATAGGGCTGGCTTTCGGGCAGAGTGGCGGCGGTCAGGCTGGTCACCCAGTCGATTGCTGCGGCAGGCAATGGCTCGGCGAGCAGCGGTGCGCGGCTCTCCAGCAATTCGGCCGTCGCTCCGGCAAGCTGCTCTTCGGTCCGTGCCCGCAGTTCGAGCGCGATGCGGTTTCCGGGCATCAGGATCGGCCGCAGCCGCCGCGATCGCCCGCCGCGGACATAGCCGGCGACGAGCCCCGCCTCGCGCGTCAATGCGCGCAGGATCGCGCCATGCTCGCCGTGCGCGCGTACCGCACAGACGATCGCCTCGGCGCTCAGGCTGGCCAAAGCGCCATCTGCGTCTGCGTCACCAACGCGACTTCGGCGCCCTCTTCGGTGCGGATGCGCGTCTGCCACACCGACAGGCGTTTGCCGATCTTCACCGGCACCGCTTCACCGACGAGCACCGACCCGACCGGACCGCCGCCGAGGAAATTTGTCTTGCTCTCGATCGTCGTCGTGCCCGTCGCGCCCTCGGGCAGGGTCAGGAACGCCCCGACCGCTCCCAGACAATCGGCAAAGGCCATGATCGCGCCGCCGTGGACGATGTGGCCCGCGGTACAGATTTCGGGCCGCACGGGAAGCGTTCCGGCCACGCGGTCCTTCGTCCCTTCCTGAATTACGACGCCCAGCGTCCCGGCAAGCGGCATGGCGGCTGCAAAATCCATGATCCGTCTTCTCCCTGTTGCGCCATCTCGGCGGCGACCGCCGCCGAGAGACGTCGTCCTTCATCCGCCGGGGTTGTAGAAATCATACACCGCCTGCGCGACCCCCGCGCTCACCCCCGGCGCGCGTTTCAAATCGTCGAGGCTCGCCCCACGGATCGCACGCGCGGTGCCGAAGTGCATCAGCAGGGCCTTCTTGCGCGCCGGGCCGATGCCCGGCACCTCGTCGAGCGGCGAGCTTCCCGTCGCCTTCGCGCGCTTCTGCCGGTGCGCGCCGATCGCAAAGCGGTGCGCCTCGTCGCGCAGCCGCTGGATATAGAAGAGCACGGCATTGTTCGGCGGCAGCGTGAATTCGCGCCCGTCGGGCAGGTAAAAAGTCTCGCGTCCGGCGTTGCGATCGGGTCCCTTGGCGACGCCGACATAGGGAAGATCGTCGATTCCGAGCTCGGCAAACACATCCGACACCGCCGACACCTGCCCCTTGCCGCCGTCGATCAGCACCAGATCGGGCCATTCGCCTTTCGTCCGTTCGGGATCCTCCTCGATCGCGCGCGCGAAGCGGCGCTGGAACACCTCGCGCATCATCGCGAAATCGTCGCCCGGTTGCGTTTCGGCACGCTTGATGTTGAACTTGCGGTACGCGCCCTTGATCCAGCCCTCGGGACCCGCAACGACCATGGCGCCGAGCGCATTGGTGCCCTGGATATGGCTGTTGTCGTAGATCTCGATCCGCTGCGGTGGCGCATCGAGGTCGAACAGGTCGGCGAGTTCGCGCCCCAGCTTCGCTTGGCTGCTGCTCTCGGCGAGCCGGCGGTCGAGTTCCTCGCCCGCGTTGCGCACCGCCTGTTCGAGCAACCGCTTGCGGTTACCGCGCTGCGGCACGCTGATCTCGACCTTGCGCCCCGCCACTTCACCGAGCGCTTCGGCGAGCAATGTGCATTCGGCGGGCTCGCGGTCGACGAGAATCGTCTTCGGCGGCGGCACCCCCTCGTAAAATTGCATCAGGAAGCTTTCGAGTACCTCCTCTTCGGGCACACCGGCGACATGCGCGGGAAAGAAGCTGCGATGCCCCCAATTCTGCCCGCCGCGGATGAAGAAGCCTGCGACGCAGAGTTGCCCACCCTTCGCCGCGAGCGCGAAAACATCGGCATCCCCCAGCCCGTCGGCGTGCACCGACTGGCTACCCTGGATGAAGGTCAGCGCCTTCAGCCTGTCGCGCAGCACCGCCGCCTGCTCATAGTCCATGGCCTCGGCTGCCTTTGTCATCGCGTCGCCGAGACGCTTCTGGACGGCAGTGGAGCGCCCTTCGAGAAAGTCCTGCGCATCGCCCACCAGCGCGGCATAATCATCCTTGCCGATGCGATCGACGCACGGCGCCGAGCAGCGGCGGATCTGGTAGAGCAGGCATGGCCGCGAACGGTTCGCGAAAAAACTGTCGGTGCAACTGCGCAACAGAAAGGTCTTTTGCAGCGCGTTGAGCGTCCGCGCTACCGATCCCGCACTCGCAAACGGCCCATAATAACGTCCCTTCGCGCGCCGCGCGCCACGATGCTTCTGCACCCTGGGGAAGTCATGATCGGTGCGCAGCAGGATGAACGGAAAGCTTTTGTCGTCGCGCAGCAGCACATTATACGGCGGGCGATAGCGCTTGATCAGTTGCGCTTCGAGCAGCAGCGCCTCGGCCTCACTGTTGGTCGTGAC includes:
- the uvrC gene encoding excinuclease ABC subunit UvrC, with the translated sequence MARPNAPDRFNEEKATYVIRGSGEEGDKPDLERGAEVIRGVVRKLPTRPGVYRMLDARGDVLYVGKARALKNRVTNYTQVARLPQRLQRMVSQTRAMEIVTTNSEAEALLLEAQLIKRYRPPYNVLLRDDKSFPFILLRTDHDFPRVQKHRGARRAKGRYYGPFASAGSVARTLNALQKTFLLRSCTDSFFANRSRPCLLYQIRRCSAPCVDRIGKDDYAALVGDAQDFLEGRSTAVQKRLGDAMTKAAEAMDYEQAAVLRDRLKALTFIQGSQSVHADGLGDADVFALAAKGGQLCVAGFFIRGGQNWGHRSFFPAHVAGVPEEEVLESFLMQFYEGVPPPKTILVDREPAECTLLAEALGEVAGRKVEISVPQRGNRKRLLEQAVRNAGEELDRRLAESSSQAKLGRELADLFDLDAPPQRIEIYDNSHIQGTNALGAMVVAGPEGWIKGAYRKFNIKRAETQPGDDFAMMREVFQRRFARAIEEDPERTKGEWPDLVLIDGGKGQVSAVSDVFAELGIDDLPYVGVAKGPDRNAGRETFYLPDGREFTLPPNNAVLFYIQRLRDEAHRFAIGAHRQKRAKATGSSPLDEVPGIGPARKKALLMHFGTARAIRGASLDDLKRAPGVSAGVAQAVYDFYNPGG
- a CDS encoding LysR family transcriptional regulator, encoding MKRTHLPLNALRVFDAAARHLSFTRAADELAVTPAAVGQQIRALEDMLGVVLFRRTPKGLELTGEAHAGLDALRQGFLQFEESVRAMQAGQSSQSLTIAAPRDLTAKWLAPRLARYSQQAPDVRFTLVSADGGIDFTEANLDLAIFWTDGAGDHEGVALSEATMVTVAGPGSESDTRIAWPGCPVDDGEPALRLGDAGLAIDAAANGLGQANVPAMLAEADIASGRVRVVREAFAAKRGYWLVAPTPQWRQAKVKALVAALTA
- the apaG gene encoding Co2+/Mg2+ efflux protein ApaG; this translates as MIDSFFPYAETTGTVTVRVAVSYLPEQSHPSLGRWFWAYHVRVENHGDGAVQLISRHWRIVDGHGQVSEVEGEGVVGEQPLIQPGGAYDYVSGCPLPTPEGSMIGSYDMETADGSHMLVAIPHFALKMPATAP
- a CDS encoding PaaI family thioesterase, with translation MDFAAAMPLAGTLGVVIQEGTKDRVAGTLPVRPEICTAGHIVHGGAIMAFADCLGAVGAFLTLPEGATGTTTIESKTNFLGGGPVGSVLVGEAVPVKIGKRLSVWQTRIRTEEGAEVALVTQTQMALWPA
- a CDS encoding serine hydrolase, whose amino-acid sequence is MRVLLAALLAVSTLTPALPAAAQPPEANAPAPTAFERRAAQLVDLLAGRIAYADYFDASFQTAVPKAKFDAITASLIAQYGQPLSLDKATSTNGRSGTILLRFEKGIGTISLEAGADPDAKVFGLLFTHFAMANDDFAKVSTEFAALPGAAGFLVAELDGTAITPLVALHPDTQFAIGSTFKLYVLNELAAQVASGKRKWSDVVPLSHASFSSAGTANWPKGMPVTLQTLANWMISVSDNGATDTLIHLLGRENIEARMTATGHSAPSRNIPFLTTVEAFALKGNNFAAERAAFIAGDDGAQRKLIDTSRDRLVLANVDGVSFSGGPRFIDSLEWFASPNDIARLMRDLRTRGSEPMMAAMAINNGVGPGAGAAWRWLGYKGGSELGVISMSLLGERKSDGKVFVVTASWNNPEAEVATDTMVGLVTRLLALAAK
- the recO gene encoding DNA repair protein RecO — translated: MASLSAEAIVCAVRAHGEHGAILRALTREAGLVAGYVRGGRSRRLRPILMPGNRIALELRARTEEQLAGATAELLESRAPLLAEPLPAAAIDWVTSLTAATLPESQPYPALYAALSALLDAIGVAPAARQWAAALARYELLLLAELGFGLDLDQCVASGAAHDLAFVSPRSGGAVSIAAAAGYEARLFRLPPFLRGADPDPSLPDALDGLVITGHFLDRDLLDGRNHDLLVTRERLIARLKRAVA
- the leuB gene encoding 3-isopropylmalate dehydrogenase, producing MNILLLAGDGIGPEIMAEAEKVLAALALPVVLDRALVGGAAYEATGHPLPPETLAKARAADAILFGAVGDPRFDNVERHLRPEQAILGLRAELGLFANLRPAKLFPGLEDASALRPEVASAIDLLIVRELNGDVYFGEKGTRTTATGEREGYDVMAYSESEVRRIAHVAFRAAQGRQKRLCSVDKANVLETSQLWRDVVVEVSREYPDVALTHMYVDNAAMQLVRNPGQFDVVVTGNLFGDILSDQASMCVGSIGLLASASLSEGTQGLYEPIHGSAPDIAGKGVANPLAMILSLAMLLRHSGGDESSAARIEAAVARVLADGCRGADLGGNMGTTALGDAVVSALNG
- a CDS encoding aminotransferase class I/II-fold pyridoxal phosphate-dependent enzyme, whose translation is MKKTTGFDRSKTRQWQPATQAVRGGTWRSEHGETSEALFLTSGYTYESAEEVAARFAGEETGMTYSRLQNPTVAMLEERIALIEGAEACRVQATGMAAMTTALLCQLSAGDHVVAAKAAFGSCRWLVDHLCPRFGIETTVVDGRDNDAWERAIKPNTKVFFFETPANPTMDIVDMKHVCGLAKAHGITSVVDNAFATAVLQRPMDFGADVVAYSATKLMEGQGRVLAGAVCGTEKFINDVLLPFQRNTGPNLSPFNAWVVLKGLETLDLRARRQSENALAVGRAIEGRVAQMLHPGLASHPQHNLAMSQMAACGPIFSFILDGGREQAMAFLNALELVDISNNIGDSRSLCCHPASTTHYGVSAEARADMGVVEGMLRINIGLEDPRDVIADLDQALTRVGL